Below is a window of Candidatus Stygibacter australis DNA.
GGACTATCGGTTAACTACATCTTAAGTTCGCTTTGGATATTCCGACATAGGAAAATAGAAAAGCAAAGCTATGATTTCATCGCTTTTGCTATCATTGGCATAATTGGATTGCTTATGAAAGCTGGTATTGTCTGGTTCCTCACTGAAGTGCCAGAGTGGATGATCGAATTTTCAAATTCTATTGCCATTGTTCTGGTATTCATCTGGAACTTTCTGGCCAGAAAATATTTGTTGTATAATAAGAAGCCATAAGGAGGGATT
It encodes the following:
- a CDS encoding GtrA family protein yields the protein MNLKILWNKYFVEETDNTFIQFFRYLFVGGLAAVVDLAASSIAVRAFGIYEVYAIIISFILGLSVNYILSSLWIFRHRKIEKQSYDFIAFAIIGIIGLLMKAGIVWFLTEVPEWMIEFSNSIAIVLVFIWNFLARKYLLYNKKP